The following proteins come from a genomic window of Meleagris gallopavo isolate NT-WF06-2002-E0010 breed Aviagen turkey brand Nicholas breeding stock chromosome Z, Turkey_5.1, whole genome shotgun sequence:
- the SYK gene encoding tyrosine-protein kinase SYK, translating into MASNMASPANHLPYFFGNITREEAEEYLMQGGMSDGLYLLRQSRNYLGGFALSLAYGRKVHHYTIERELSGTYAIAGGKSHASPAELINYHSEEADGLICLLRKSFNRPPGIEPKTGPFEDLKENLIREYVKQTWNLQGHALEQAIISQKPQLEKLIATTAHEKMPWFHGRISREESEQRILIGSRNNGKFLIRERDSNGSYALCLLNDGKVLHYRIDRDKTGKLSIPDGKKFDTLWQVC; encoded by the exons atggcTTCCAACATGGCTAGCCCTGCTAACCATCTGCCATACTTCTTTGGCAATATTACACGCGAGGAAGCTGAGGAGTATCTGATGCAAGGAGGAATGAGTGATGGACTATACCTGCTTCGCCAAAGCCGGAATTACCTAGGGGGCTTTGCCTTATCCTTGGCCTATGGAAGGAAGGTTCATCATTACACAATTGAGAGAGAGCTGAGTGGGACATATGCTATTGCAGGAGGCAAATCACATGCAAGTCCTGCTGAACTCATTAACTATCATTCAGAGGAAGCAGATGGCCTTATCTGTCTACTGCGAAAATCTTTCAATCGACCACCAGGCATTGAGCCCAAAACAGGGCCTTTTGAAGATTTAAAAGAGAACCTCATCAGAGAGTATGTCAAACAAACATGGAATCTGCAG GGTCATGCTCTTGAACAAGCTATCATTAGCCAAAAACCTCAGCTGGAGAAACTGATTGCCACTACAGCCCATGAGAAGATGCCTTGGTTCCATGGGAGGATCTCTCGGGAGGAGTCAGAGCAGCGTATCCTCATTGGATCAAGAAACAATGGAAAATTTCT AATCCGAGAAAGGGACAGCAATGGTTCCTATGCCCTGTGTCTGCTGAATGATGGAAAAGTACTGCATTACCGTATTGACAGAGATAAGACAGGAAAGCTCTCCATaccagatggaaaaaaatttgACACCCTCTGGCAGGTCTGTTAA